In one Nitrospirota bacterium genomic region, the following are encoded:
- a CDS encoding IS1595 family transposase produces MTRRHRCPKCGHARTWIIRGDRRRCARCRYDWRPGLPLRLTRHQWSALLRCHVRGLSAAAMADETGLHRQRVLRALTVLRQALRREVPPIFHGTVEVDETDVGGAWRNKRRPQRARGTKRGRGTTKTPVFGILCRDGQVWAQVVPDVEAQTLLPLIGRRVRRGSVICSDTWTSDTGVAAKGYVHRLVAHGQGEFSNRRGTHINGLEGVWGYLKRRLAAKGGIRRERLPLYLADYVWRYNHRRLSVAQQVTRLLKLLQEKHV; encoded by the coding sequence ATGACGCGACGGCATCGATGTCCGAAATGCGGCCACGCCAGAACCTGGATCATTCGCGGCGATCGACGGCGGTGCGCTCGCTGTCGGTACGATTGGCGACCGGGGTTGCCGCTGCGCCTGACGCGGCATCAGTGGAGCGCCCTGTTGCGATGCCACGTCCGCGGGCTCAGTGCCGCCGCCATGGCCGACGAGACCGGCCTGCACCGGCAGCGGGTGTTGCGGGCCTTGACCGTCCTGCGCCAGGCGCTGCGGCGGGAGGTCCCGCCGATCTTCCACGGCACGGTCGAAGTGGACGAGACGGACGTCGGGGGGGCGTGGCGGAACAAGCGGCGCCCGCAACGGGCGCGAGGCACCAAGCGCGGACGCGGGACGACCAAGACCCCGGTGTTTGGCATTCTGTGCCGCGACGGGCAAGTCTGGGCGCAGGTCGTCCCCGATGTGGAGGCCCAGACGCTGTTGCCGTTGATTGGCCGGCGGGTGCGGCGCGGGTCGGTGATCTGCTCGGATACGTGGACGAGTGACACCGGGGTGGCCGCCAAGGGGTATGTCCACCGCCTGGTCGCGCATGGGCAAGGCGAGTTCAGCAACCGGCGCGGCACGCATATCAACGGCCTGGAGGGGGTCTGGGGCTACCTGAAGCGACGGTTGGCCGCCAAAGGCGGGATTCGCCGCGAACGCTTGCCGCTGTACCTGGCCGACTATGTCTGGCGCTATAACCATCGGCGACTCTCGGTGGCTCAGCAGGTCACTAGGCTGCTGAAGTTGCTCCAAGAGAAACACGTATAG